ACTGCTCTTCATggtgctgcagccagggctcccaccAATGCCAGGGCCGTAGAGACTCCAGTACGTAAAACCCTCCTCCCACTCACTGCTGCACATCACAGAAACCAGGGAAGGCCACTCAGTTCAGTATGGGGAGAATACGGGCACTGGCTGTCTCCTGGGGGGTGCATTCCCTGCCTTCCCTGGTTTAGTGCATCCCCACAAGCTCTTCCCAGCTGACCGGCATTCCACATGCCCATCCTTTGATGGCACATCTGAACAGCCAAAGAGAGTGAGCCAAGAGGTTGGGGCAGACGCCCGTACCTAGAGCAGAGCTAAAGGCATGCAGGAACCCTGCCCTGGATTAATACCGCAACCCACAGTGGCTACAGGAAGGAGTCTGGAAATCATTGTCTGATCTGCTACATTAAATGGGGATTCAACAGCCTGAAGCTGCCCAAGAGGAGGGTAGGAGAGAGGTTGTGTTGGTGCTTTCGGGGGGTTTGTTGGGGTGGTTTTCCCCAAATGCAGCCACTCCCCTTGTTTAGTTAAGACTAGAAAAAACAGCACGGAGGTAAGAATTCCAAGAGGGCCTAAAtgagttaggagcctaagacCCATTtggggggcagatttttaaagatatttaggtgcctaactcccattatttcaatggaagttcagcacctaaatacctttaaaaatctgccccggGAGCTAAAGGCTCATCaaaagtcaataggatttaggctcccaagtcatttatgaaaatgggacttgggcgtTTTTGAACATTTCACCCAGGGGTGTCTATTGTGAACTGAAACCATCACGCACAACTCCCGCATCCCCAAGGGAAACACACACGACTGATCGACAGCAGCAACAGGCGCTAACCCAACAGCTtcgccccctacccccccaagtCACACTGCTGCTGTTAAAGCCATTTCTCACGGCATTCAAGGGCTGTTGGGTTTAACTCCCCCGCCGGCCCCCAATACTCCAGAACGCCTGCTCTCCCGCTGGAGGCAAGCTGCCAGCAATGACAGTGATTAACGTGCACTCACTCTCTGCATCCACAGGTTACCGATTCCCCCCCGGGCTCACAGCACCTCACCTGGGAGAAGGCAGGCACTGCCACGCTGTATGGTCTCTGTTTGAAAGTGCTGACAGGTTGTGGTGGGAAGACCCGTGATGAGGACACGCCGTAGTCTGGCGGCGGGATGGCGATGTCGTCCTTATCCAGCAGGTtgcctgtgctgctgcttttccctTGTTGCAAGCTACAACAGGAAAATAATCAATCAACCGCCACCCACACATGCTTTCCTGCCATTGCTAGGGTCCCCTGGGGATCCTGCCCAGTGGCGCTGGTGCTAGCAATGTATTTCACTCCGCAGCCCAGGTGTCACAGGGGCCTCAAGCAGGGAGCACAGCGAAACCACGGGGCACATTTTATCCTAGACACTCACTAACCAGTGGCAATTATTTGTCATTCACAATTGTGACTGAGTCCTCTGCAGACATGCAGGGCTGCTggagccgtgttggtcccaggacatgagagagagagagagggtaggGGAGATAATCTCTTATTAGACccatttctgttggtgaggggGGCAAGTTGTGGAGCGTACACCAAGCTCTTCTGGGAGAACTGGTTTCTCCTCTACAGTCACTTCTCCAGCAGATAAgactaatccagtggttctcagccttccCTGTATCAGGGCTCCCCTTCCATCTAGCCTGGACCCCCTCCCATTTAGCAGTAATGGACAGGGAAAAATCACAGCCTCCCACACTCTAATCCATttaaaggtacacctctaccccgataataacaggacctgatataacatgaatttggatataacgcggtaaagcagtgctatGGGGGGCACCCcagctcccaaactccctcccagagcctgcaccccaatcccctaccccataCCTCTTCCCcgacccaaactccatcccagagccataggcaggtggggggcagagtttttttttggggggggggcaggctctgggtggcatgAGTGACATTGGGCCGCTGGGAGGATTTTAGGACTGGcgctggccctaaggtaaatggagtttgagacccctgtcctAGGACATCCAGAGCCTTTTCTTTAGTTGTTTTGGCATCACATATGACCATGTCTGATGCAACACACGCCTGGTGAGGAGTCTCACTTCCCTGCATATTTCTCTGGTTTACTCCACTACAGACATGACATCTGAAAATCTCACGACGTTTCTATAACAAAGTTGGCAAGACTGGCTCGACAGAGCTGAGAAAAGCACAGTCCATTGCTGCCTCAGGCCCCGGACACATGccggtcagtgctgggagctttTCCCCAGACCCAAGGAAACGTCACCGGCTGCCCCGCACCACCACGCAGCACGTTTTTTAAAGGGGGTGTTTTTACCTCATATGCAACCTGTCGCTTCCATCGCTGTCAAGAACCCGCGTGTAAGAGAAAGGGAACCAGCCTCTCCTGTAATGCAGAGCCACAAGACAGTCAAACCTAGCCGCTCACGCAGAGATGTGTGGAGGGAGGAGTCTATGAACATTACGCTCCGGCTACATGCCACACTATGCTgtgacagaagggaccatcatttGGACCACGGCTTTCTAGGGGGTGCTACACACACTGCAAACCAATAAGTCAAGTGTGGTAAAACCTCCAGATCTTAGGGatactattcaaaaaggcccatTCCCTGCCTCGGACACCCCCTCTCAGAGtctcccatcacacacacacacttacaggaAAAATGGGGGAGGACTTTTGCAGGCAACaggattggggtttttttaaatgtaagattccaggttttgtATGCTGGACTAAAATTGCTTCTCCTTCCTGGGCCATTAGGAgccggctgctggccccagcagCAGTCCCCGCCAGGTCAGATCCCTGCCAAGACCATCTGGAGCGTTTGCTTTATTGGGAGGCTCTGCGGCGCGGTAAGGAGGTTATTTAAGGTTGCTGGCGTTACGGATAGTGCTGCACAAGCACGCCACGATTCCGCCATTAGCCAGGGCCCCACGCTCAGCCCCCCATGTGTTCCACTGAAGTGAAATTGGGATAAAGAGTCAAGACAAGAAGCCCAGCAGTCCCAGCACTCAAAAGCCTGGCCTTGTGCCTCAGGTCGGTGCTTTACCAATCAGCAGCCAGCAAAGCTGGTATTTCATCTTGCTCACAATTTTCGACTCCCCATAGTAACCAAGCGGCATGATGGGATGCCAGGAAATACTGGCTGGCAGCTAAGCAAATCCGGCGCGCCAGCTACTCCAATGTTAAGAGCTAGGTGCTGAGGCAGCTGTAGTTCTAGGGAGTTCAGATACTCACATTTTTGTTTTCTCACTCTCCCCGTAGTGCCATCCATCTCGGGCCTCCGGCACCAGGAGCGTGATGAGGTCTCCTTCCTTGAAGCTCAGGAGGGTGGTGTTATCACCAGCAGCATGAGAGAAAATGGCCTGTACTCTCGTCCTGCCGTTCCTCTCAAGCCCAGCAGCCATGGAACTGGAGCGTGGCAAGGTCTTGTTTTCAGCTGGTGAGACGCAAAGAAAGCCCCAACATCTCAGACCATGTGGCTGACCACATCCTTGGCAGTTTTCTACTGTGGTATTTAGAGTCATTCATCTACCCAAGGCTCAGCCAGCATTGCAGTTAAGGAAAACTAACCCCCTTTTAGCCAGTACAGCTcagaccctcctcccccacccccctaatTCTGGACTACTGAGGAAGCCATTGCCCCCACTTAGGCTTTTGTGCCACCTGAGCCCACCTTGCCTCCTCCCACTGCATTAAGGTGCAAAGACCCTTAACTGCTGCTACTCCTAGCTCCGGTCAGCAGCTGACCCATAACCCCCTGGGAGAAGCGGCTACGTCGCTGCTCTGTGATCTGACGGAGGCTAAATCCTTACTGGTTGCGTAACTGTTTTTCGGTGCGACACTCTTGCGCACAGGAAGTGTGTTGGAGTACGAGTCACTCAGTTGCTTCTGATGCTGGGGAGGAGATAGGGATTTTGGCTGGGCTGGCTTCATCTCGGACCAGCGGCTGTAGTCCTCGACCTCAGGGCCCGAGACGCCATTCATCACGGGAATGGTCTCTTGTGCCGACATGCGCTGAAGGGAGAAAGGGCAATGGGAGATTTCAGCATCAGGGATGTCAAGTCACGTAGAGGTCACATTTCCGTAAAGGACCCACACACTTTAGGAGAATACGGTTTACCATACACAATCAGGCCCCGGTCTATTGTGTTTGGTATCCTGCCTCCAGTGATGGCCTGCTCTTAATGCTTCAGGAGGAGGGGTAAAGCCATCTAGGGTGGCGTGAGGGACCAGATCCCTGCCGTGATCAGTGTGTGCCAAGCAGGCGGAGATACAAATACCCCTCTTGACAGGAGGGGAAGTGAGACATGCTAGCATTCAGACCGCCCAGTTCTAAGCCCACCCAGAGGATTTCATTTCAGTCCTCTCCGACAGCAAGTCCCACAGACTAACTACATCAAGTGAAACATCCTTTCATTTACATTGCTAAGCAGTTTTCACTGGATCATGCAGCCTCTGAGGTTCCCTCCCCAACTCTTCCTGCAAAGCCAGGGCTCAAAAACTGTGTCCCCGTCTCCCCCTGGGGCTTTGCAAATCCTGGCTGTCTTCACAGGGAGGTACCGAATGTCACACAAGCCTCAAAGACATGATAAAGCAGGATGGTCCATTTCacactggcccatgccagcctcCTTCACAAGTGTGCACTAGGGGATTCCCCAAAAGCCCCACCGCTGAATGCGGTCTAAAGCTTATTGGCAGGGGACTTGCCTGACTGGTGGAGGCTAGCGAGACCGTGCTAGGCTCACTACACCCATAACGTTACTCAGCAAGGGCAGCACCACTGATGCCTTGCATACTTACCCCCACGAAGGGCGCCAACTCTGGTGGGACAGGGAGTGGTTTGGCCCCGGGGATAGGATCTGAGATGATTAGGTTCGATTTGGACGTAGACAGGGAGCTGGGGATGATTGTGCCATTGCTGCTGGCGGCCATCTGCTGCATCAGTTGGATAGCCCGGTCTGGGATCTTGTTGGGGTCCGAGCAAGACTGCTGCCAAATCGGGAGCTTCTGTGTCAAGATCTCTTTCCCCTAGAatcatgggggcagggggggagaagAGTGAGAACACAAGAGACCCCAGACAAATCCACTCACCTctcaggaggaggggcagagaatGATCACGGCAAAGCTCCCATCTCAAACCAGGCCCCCCAAATATCCGTTCTTCAGACTGGATTCCAGGAGGCACAGAAAGCAGACCACGACTATGCTGCCACCGGAGCCGGCTTGGAACACAGAGTGCCACTGGCCCAGATTTCCTCTCTACTCCTCTAATTAGAGCAATGAGAGAGATTTATCTACCCGGGTGTGTAACAAACAGGACAAAGCACGGCACCTCACAAATATTGGGTGTAGACTGGCAGACAAGCCAGTATGGTCTCATGAAAAATTGAAGAGTATTTCATTTCCCTAGCTTACTTGGAAACATTCTGCGTGCGTGGCAGCTCGAAGAATGGACGAGCCAGagcagaaagggagggagggagagctgggCTATTCAGTTTATCTGAACTCTCCTGTACACCAAGAAATCTATTCCAAGCAAAGGCTCTGGCGAGAAGCACGCCCTGGAAGCCACACCAGTTCGCTATCCAGCGACAGCTCCTAGCCAGCCTTGCTGGGGGAGAACAGGTGTGGTGTGTGACTTGGTAGCACATATTGTGTTAGTGCAGCATCCATTGCTTGGCATCCATTGCTATTCTTTTGGAGCACAAAGCAAGGGGGACCCCGCTTCTCGCGCTGGGTGAGCGAGCGGAAAGTCCAGAGTTGCTGTTCTGATATTTGGCTGTACAAACCTGCTGCTTTGTGATGCTGACAAGGCTGTGCCATCCCCCACGGCCAGCCAGAGCAGACCGGTTTGGGGCATGTTGTGGAAGGGCGTGGCTGGAGGCAGTATTGTACCATTCAATCCTCAGAAATACCCCTCTGCTAAATCTGGAAATTGCTAAGCAGCGGGGGCTGGCGGTCAGCAGGCAGCTGTATTCCCGGGGCTGGCTAATGAAGGATTGTTATTCTGAGACAgactgcaggcagaggggagagtCCCTGCAACACATCATGTCCATGCCAGAAGACTTGCACGCCTCGCCAATAAAAAGCTAATAACGGCAGAGGTGGAAACCCGGGGATAGTCAGAAGCATCCGACAGAACAGCACTGACCACAGCCGTGGCATATTAGAACAACAGATGTAGATGCAGCCTTAGCGTTCGCCATCTGTTGCACGCAGCGAGGGGAGAAATGCAATGAACTCTCTGGGAACCAGACGGCTCCTCATTTAGTCTGACAGGGCTGCCCGACCTCTGCAGTTTCCAATCTCAAGGATTTTTAAGCTGAAGGTCAGTCTTCAGCCTCCCTCAGCTGACTGCGATTAGGCATTGGGGCCAGATGCTATAggggtctctctccccccccccccccatgttcagAGGCCACGGCAATGCTCCAGCCCAAAGGTCTGGGGCTGAACTCGGTTTCTGGGTTTTCTTGCCTAAATTAAGACCTGTAGCTTCTGTCGAAGCAGGGGAAATTGGTAGTTTGGGTTTTGACCCCTTGGGAAACTAGATAATGCTACAGGAATTGCTCCCACATCCAAACACAGAAGGAGCAGGTGCCACCTTCCACGCAGCTCAACTGCACACCCACCTAATGGCTTCCGGAACATGGACACACCCCACAGAACAATATGCCACCACTACAAGTGAGCTGTAGCTGATTTTGAAGCCAAAGCAGACAAGCTGCCACTCCCAGAAGGCAAATTAACTCATTCTCCATTAACTGATAAAGCAGCATTATTGCAGGGTGAAACTGTACCTGTTTGCCTCTAGCTTTACTAGTCTCTTTGGGCAAATTGAAGTCAGTCCCTAAACCATCTCCATTGGCTTTAGGAAAAGCCCCGTCTCATTTCCACTGCATACATCAAAGTCCTTTCACCTCATGTGCAGGCTTCTGGCTGACCGGCCATAGCACCTCAGGGGACAAGCAGTGCCGCCTTTGGTGGGAATGGCTGTTTGTTAACTTCGCCAGCCTCGGAAATTGGCCGACACATTACACGCCCATCCACCCGCAGTGCGGATGAACCACCTGCAAAATTCCCTCTGACAAATCGTCCACGTTCTTTGCTGCGAGAAGCCACAGTGTAAAACCGCAATGAAGCCTGGGGTGCAAAAGGGCTGTGTTTAACGTGTGAGGCTGCAGCGACGTTCTAGGCCACTTACAACTCTTGGAGAGAACTCTGGAACCTCCATCTCTGAAGAGAAGAGttacacacaccctgctgccgcCCCATCCCATTGTAACATACGTCGGGTTTTGACTCAGCATATATTCTAGTGCAGGGATAGCGATGACTCACTGGGACTCTTCTGTTACTCCCTTATTCAAAGCTCACTCTTGACAGATGGAGATTATAAGTGAGATGTAGGGGGGGggatacaaaacaaaaaaacaggaataattgGACGTGCGAGCGCATGCAGGCGGCCGGCTGTTGTGCTAAGGGAGCAGCATGCTCTCCGACACGCAGTATCAACCCGAGTTAGCGAACAGAGCACCACAAGGGGGCAAGAGAACTCTGCTCCGAGATCCCAGCTCTGGGCTGTCCTCCCCCTGCAGAACAGTTCGTAAGAGATGTAGGCAGTGCGTGGAACAGCCGCCTTCCTATTGAATCCTCTCCTTTGTTAACGATGAGTTGTAAGGTAGCAATCACAACGGCTCACAAAGGGAGCCAGCTCACCATGTTCCATGCTCGCTGCTCCTCCGAAACAAACAGAAAACGAGAAGCAGGAATTTTCTTACCTCCCTTCAGGAGGAGGGTGACTGCACCAGGTTCTGGTCTGGTTTTGTGACTCATTAGCAGATCAAACAGGGATTTGACCCCCCTCTTTAAGCCTGTGTACTCCATCCCAGTGACTAATGACAGCTCAAGGATTACATGAGCGTACCGGAGAGGTGTGTTCCTCAGCTGGGCTGCGCTAGGCAGAGGCACCGGAGATGGGGCTGGCATCTTTAAAGGAAAGCTGGGCCGTGGTGTGCTGCTGCCGTGCCCTCGCCAGTCACCGTCTAGACAGCAAATCAATCGGCTTCCTCTGGCTGGGTGAGAGCTGGTCTTTGGCAGCCTCTCCAGGAGAGCTATGAAGTGGAGGCCTCCTTCAGTAGCCCAGAAAAGCAGCACCCACAGGGCCCTGCAGATAAACGGCATCTGCCCTGCCATCCCGTAGATCTTTGGGCAAAACACCTGCCTCCCAGGGCACAatctgcaaggagtggctgaaaACTAAAAGCATCACCACCTCACAGAGATGAGATTGTGGCTTACAcagcccaggaaaaaaaaaaaaaaaaaaaaaaaaaaagacacatacAGGCACACGTGCAGTACCCTGATCAGCGTGCATTCCTGTCCCGTCTGCCCGAACCACAGGGGACTTGTCTGTCATTAGCATAAACTGTAGAGATTCACCCAGTCTGTTTGAAGGTCCCTGGTTCCAACCCAGCACCAGTCAAAGGGCAGCCATCACAGAGCACCCAACCAAAACCATTTGACAGCCCTCGTGTGATCACTGCCCATACTGATGGGAGCACTTGGACCTCTTTGGAGGGTCTCCTATCCAGAGGCGGCTTCACAGGCTGATTAACATGGTGGTTGCTCACCTTGGCGTGGTAGGAGATGGTGTTCTTAGCCACAGCACACTGCTTCTCTACCAGGAAGCAGAACCGTCTCCTCTCCTCTGTGAGCGCTGTCTTATAGCCATCAGAGACGTGGTTTTCTAGCTCACCTTGTTTGTTGCTGATCGCATCGATGTACTAGGGAAAGAAGACAAGCGAGCAGGTTATtggaagcaggggcggctctatgtattttgcccccccaagcatggcagtcaggcggcttttggcggcacgcctgcaggaggtctgccggtcccgcgccttcggcatactcgccgctgaattgctgccgaagcagCGGGCCCTCCCACAGGCAtaccgccaaaggcagcctgactcccgccctcacggcgactggcaggccaccccccgcggcttgccgccccaggcacgcgcttggtacgctggtgcctggagccgcccctgattggaAGGGGCACGTGGTTAATCTCTGCACACCCAGCACTGCGTGATTACCTGCGCCTCAATGGACGTTTGAAAAATGTCACCTGCAAACCCACAACAAGACAGAAGTTCTTTTGGGTACAAATCCTGTGCATTGCCATGCCTGGATATTTGCTCCAAGAAATAAATGCAGCATTAACCTGTACGTCTCTTCGCTTCTCCCACTAGAGAGAACATTATTGAAATACTCCACACACAACTCTTACaattttgtttggatttaaaatTTGCCTGCAAGCACAGAACATttatatgcatgcacacacacacacacacacacacgtgggggtgggggtgtgtgcgcACGTGGGGCGTTTGTGTGCACATCCACGTGTGTGCGTGCGCACGCATCCCTCCCAACCATCCTTTACTCATCCGAACTCCCCCACACAAAGTTACTGACTCAGAACGTGGGCTTCGAAAGTCGTGTGGGTGGCTGGGGGGACGGCAGAGCCGAACTGCCTTGCAGCTGCCCTCTCAAACACCCACACCTGGGTAGAGCTAATGCTCTCAGACCGTACacactgcctctgctgcttaaACCCTGCTGGCTTTATGCTGATCGGAATCATGACACTTCCATTTGCAACAGCATCCGAGAGCGCTCTCCTTCCAAGCAAACCATGGGCAGTATtgttatcacacacacacacaccctcagagTGATCAACACAAGAAGCTACAGAAGAGAGACCGGGGAGAGGCTGGTGAGCAAGACAAGAGCTGTTCCCTTCCCCTTATGcctcacctgccccctccccaaatccctcttGTGCTCACCGCAGCCCCAGAGGCAGGAATCTGGCATCCCCTTTCTCTGGGGCCGATCTAGAAAATGCATTGAAAAACTAAATGAAACCCATGAGCACAAAATCATTTCTGGCCACCTCTTTCTCCAGCAATGTCCAAGCGCAGACTCCATAATCTGCCCTGAACGGCTCCCGTAACGCATGCTGCCTGGCCAGCCGATCTGTCACTAGATAGACTACTGGCAAGAGCTCACTGAACTCTACTGCCCCGTACCTCAGAAGATCAGCAGTAGGGCAGCTGAGTCAGTAGGCCTTGCGCAGGGTTCCCTATGGAAAGACAGATGCCAATACTCACCCCTCTATTCGCATTTgcatcaaacacacacacaaaccttcaGCAAATCAGACTATTCTGCAATCATCCCATTTTGCTTTTGCTACTTAGCCCTCAGGTCCGTAGCTTCTGCACGTGAACTGCACGCAAGCGACACAAAAATCAGCCAGGCCCACTCTGGCCCAGCACCACGTATAGCTCGGTCTTTCACCTTCACCAGTTCCTCTCTAACTGGGTGAGTTttgtgctgggggaagaagccaCCAAGACAATAGCAACCTCCACCTGCCCAAAACATCCGTGGGCTCAGCAAGGGCAACTGAAGCTTCCTGATCAAAACAAGCGGGATGACCTCTGGGACCCGAGAAGAGTTGCACAAGCCACGCCCACGGATGGCTTCCATCCCCAGCAAGCCCAACGGGGGTGCTTCTTAGTAACAATTGTTATGGAGGATTCTGAGACAGACGCCTCAGTCGGTTACCAGCTGGGCTCAGGCCACAAATTCTCTTTCCACAGGACCCCAAGCAGTGTGACCATCTGTCAATTCGGGCTGAATTCAAAAAACAGACCAGCTAGACTGGAGAGGTTCTGAATTCCTTCACCTTCTCCTCAGCAGCTACCAACACATTTATGAACCTGCTATTCGCTTCTCAGGCCGTTTGTGCCAATGCCCCGTTTCAGGATTCCTTTGTCCTTCAGAATGCTTCTCTACACTTCAAGCGATAGAGCATCAGCCTTACAAAGCATTGCGCCACATCTACGCGTCCTCAGCCTCGTATCTTTCAAATCACATCCAAGAGAAACACTTCTCCCCTTCTGAAGAGCACTTGTAGCttgagagagaaggtgggggaggtaatctCTTTTCTGGGGCCCActgctgctggtgagagagagacagacaagcttttgagctttgcacagagctcttcttcgggtctgggaaaggtactcaggcctggtctacactaggaaaatccacacccctgagtaacgcagttaaaccgacctaatccctggtgtagacagtgctagggcAATGGGACAATTCTCCCGTCcatctagctaccacctctcagggaggtggatacTTATGCCAACCAGAGAACCAATCCCATCAGTATAGGTAACAGGGCAGCTGCGCCA
The window above is part of the Chrysemys picta bellii isolate R12L10 chromosome 12, ASM1138683v2, whole genome shotgun sequence genome. Proteins encoded here:
- the BAIAP2 gene encoding brain-specific angiogenesis inhibitor 1-associated protein 2 isoform X2, yielding MARSEEVHRLTETVYKTIMEQFNPSLRNFISMGKNYEKALASVTYAAKGYFDALVKMGELASESQGSKELGDVLFQMAEVHRQIQNQLEEMLKSFHNELLTQLEQKVELDSRYLSAALKKYQTEQRSKGDALEKCQAELKKLRKKSQGSKNPQKYSDKELQYIDAISNKQGELENHVSDGYKTALTEERRRFCFLVEKQCAVAKNTISYHAKGKEILTQKLPIWQQSCSDPNKIPDRAIQLMQQMAASSNGTIIPSSLSTSKSNLIISDPIPGAKPLPVPPELAPFVGRMSAQETIPVMNGVSGPEVEDYSRWSEMKPAQPKSLSPPQHQKQLSDSYSNTLPVRKSVAPKNSYATTENKTLPRSSSMAAGLERNGRTRVQAIFSHAAGDNTTLLSFKEGDLITLLVPEARDGWHYGESEKTKMRGWFPFSYTRVLDSDGSDRLHMSLQQGKSSSTGNLLDKDDIAIPPPDYGVSSSRVFPPQPVSTFKQRPYSVAVPAFSQGLEDYGTRAGSRDKHSRIGINGYWYCFFNH
- the BAIAP2 gene encoding brain-specific angiogenesis inhibitor 1-associated protein 2 isoform X3 gives rise to the protein MARSEEVHRLTETVYKTIMEQFNPSLRNFISMGKNYEKALASVTYAAKGYFDALVKMGELASESQGSKELGDVLFQMAEVHRQIQNQLEEMLKSFHNELLTQLEQKVELDSRYLSAALKKYQTEQRSKGDALEKCQAELKKLRKKSQGSKNPQKYSDKELQYIDAISNKQGELENHVSDGYKTALTEERRRFCFLVEKQCAVAKNTISYHAKGKEILTQKLPIWQQSCSDPNKIPDRAIQLMQQMAASSNGTIIPSSLSTSKSNLIISDPIPGAKPLPVPPELAPFVGRMSAQETIPVMNGVSGPEVEDYSRWSEMKPAQPKSLSPPQHQKQLSDSYSNTLPVRKSVAPKNSYATTENKTLPRSSSMAAGLERNGRTRVQAIFSHAAGDNTTLLSFKEGDLITLLVPEARDGWHYGESEKTKMRGWFPFSYTRVLDSDGSDRLHMSLQQGKSSSTGNLLDKDDIAIPPPDYGVSSSRVFPPQPVSTFKQRPYSVAVPAFSQGLEDYGTRAGSSGNGTLVSTV
- the BAIAP2 gene encoding brain-specific angiogenesis inhibitor 1-associated protein 2 isoform X4 — protein: MARSEEVHRLTETVYKTIMEQFNPSLRNFISMGKNYEKALASVTYAAKGYFDALVKMGELASESQGSKELGDVLFQMAEVHRQIQNQLEEMLKSFHNELLTQLEQKVELDSRYLSAALKKYQTEQRSKGDALEKCQAELKKLRKKSQGSKNPQKYSDKELQYIDAISNKQGELENHVSDGYKTALTEERRRFCFLVEKQCAVAKNTISYHAKGKEILTQKLPIWQQSCSDPNKIPDRAIQLMQQMAASSNGTIIPSSLSTSKSNLIISDPIPGAKPLPVPPELAPFVGRMSAQETIPVMNGVSGPEVEDYSRWSEMKPAQPKSLSPPQHQKQLSDSYSNTLPVRKSVAPKNSYATTENKTLPRSSSMAAGLERNGRTRVQAIFSHAAGDNTTLLSFKEGDLITLLVPEARDGWHYGESEKTKMRGWFPFSYTRVLDSDGSDRLHMSLQQGKSSSTGNLLDKDDIAIPPPDYGVSSSRVFPPQPVSTFKQRPYSVAVPAFSQGLEDYGTRAGSSPDVEVARF
- the BAIAP2 gene encoding brain-specific angiogenesis inhibitor 1-associated protein 2 isoform X1, which gives rise to MARSEEVHRLTETVYKTIMEQFNPSLRNFISMGKNYEKALASVTYAAKGYFDALVKMGELASESQGSKELGDVLFQMAEVHRQIQNQLEEMLKSFHNELLTQLEQKVELDSRYLSAALKKYQTEQRSKGDALEKCQAELKKLRKKSQGSKNPQKYSDKELQYIDAISNKQGELENHVSDGYKTALTEERRRFCFLVEKQCAVAKNTISYHAKGKEILTQKLPIWQQSCSDPNKIPDRAIQLMQQMAASSNGTIIPSSLSTSKSNLIISDPIPGAKPLPVPPELAPFVGRMSAQETIPVMNGVSGPEVEDYSRWSEMKPAQPKSLSPPQHQKQLSDSYSNTLPVRKSVAPKNSYATTENKTLPRSSSMAAGLERNGRTRVQAIFSHAAGDNTTLLSFKEGDLITLLVPEARDGWHYGESEKTKMRGWFPFSYTRVLDSDGSDRLHMSLQQGKSSSTGNLLDKDDIAIPPPDYGVSSSRVFPPQPVSTFKQRPYSVAVPAFSQGLEDYGTRAGSRNPFANIQLKPTVTNDRSAPFIS